The following are encoded in a window of Methylicorpusculum oleiharenae genomic DNA:
- a CDS encoding DUF2341 domain-containing protein, translated as MKRFAFFLILLAFVPTIASAWWNDDWAYKKKINLDTNTLTQSGVTIPDDGYALIRLHTGNFGNFLDLAENGKDIRVLSADEQTPLKFFIEKLDPINEMAFIWVKLPKDMAGMPEPAIWIYSGNPEAADGQDAPGSFDVTQMLTYPFSKEGIKDLSANNHHPSEATATIAEGGLIGEGAVFQGSQIIRIPASPSLQMRPEQGWTFSAWLKIDQAQVVDSVVFQVAGSMQNLTLSVRDSMPFIEVVDSTGVKQGFAGLAPLEAGAWHHLALVASAGNIALYIDGKSTGSYPVSLTEFSDDVTIGADAQGGRGYVGMMDHIVLYKTARDANALSFDTLMQGPNSTLLTYGEDASGDDDGGGESRIMATLRDVTPDGWVIIGLCGIMFVMSWIVMVVKSIVLNKNHKENRNFEDEFTKLKASDISNLNRETTEDDEDIEESPILLSMTGGHARFAGSSIYILYHVGVEEMNRRLARAVGADVSEPMISEKGINSVRAAMESALVREIQKLNNQMVLLTIAISGGPFLGLLGTVLGVMITFGDIAASGEVNVNAIAPGIAAALATTVAGLLVAIPALFGYNYLASRIKLITADMYIFVDEFTTKLSEQYS; from the coding sequence ATGAAACGTTTTGCTTTTTTTCTGATTTTATTGGCTTTTGTACCGACTATCGCTTCCGCCTGGTGGAACGACGATTGGGCGTACAAGAAAAAAATAAATCTGGATACGAATACATTGACCCAGTCGGGCGTAACAATTCCTGATGACGGCTATGCGTTGATCAGATTGCACACGGGTAACTTCGGTAATTTCCTGGATCTTGCCGAAAATGGTAAAGACATCCGGGTGCTGAGCGCCGATGAGCAAACGCCGTTAAAGTTTTTTATTGAAAAACTGGATCCTATTAATGAAATGGCGTTTATCTGGGTAAAACTGCCCAAGGATATGGCGGGCATGCCGGAACCGGCGATCTGGATTTATTCCGGAAATCCTGAAGCGGCTGACGGTCAGGATGCTCCCGGATCATTTGATGTCACGCAGATGTTGACATACCCTTTCTCAAAAGAAGGCATCAAAGATTTATCCGCAAATAATCATCACCCGTCTGAAGCTACAGCCACGATCGCTGAAGGCGGGCTGATAGGTGAGGGTGCAGTGTTTCAAGGCAGTCAGATTATTAGAATTCCGGCATCGCCTTCATTGCAAATGCGTCCTGAGCAAGGCTGGACTTTTTCAGCGTGGTTAAAAATCGATCAGGCGCAAGTGGTCGATAGCGTAGTTTTCCAGGTTGCCGGTTCAATGCAGAACCTGACTTTATCGGTTAGAGACAGCATGCCTTTTATCGAAGTTGTCGACAGTACCGGCGTCAAGCAGGGATTTGCCGGTTTAGCGCCTTTGGAAGCAGGCGCCTGGCATCATCTGGCCTTAGTGGCGAGTGCGGGTAATATTGCACTGTATATCGACGGTAAATCAACCGGTTCTTATCCTGTTTCGCTGACTGAATTTTCCGACGATGTCACCATCGGCGCCGATGCGCAAGGCGGCCGCGGCTATGTGGGCATGATGGATCATATTGTGCTCTATAAAACCGCTCGTGATGCCAATGCGCTGAGTTTTGATACCCTGATGCAAGGCCCTAACTCGACCTTGTTAACCTACGGTGAGGATGCCTCCGGGGACGATGACGGCGGTGGCGAGTCCCGGATTATGGCGACTCTTCGCGATGTAACGCCGGATGGCTGGGTCATTATCGGCTTATGCGGAATCATGTTTGTGATGAGCTGGATCGTCATGGTAGTGAAGTCCATCGTTTTGAACAAAAATCATAAAGAAAATCGCAATTTCGAAGATGAATTCACCAAACTGAAAGCCAGTGACATCAGTAATCTGAATCGTGAAACGACCGAAGATGATGAAGACATTGAAGAATCACCGATTCTGTTATCAATGACCGGCGGACATGCGCGGTTTGCAGGATCCTCCATCTACATTCTTTACCATGTCGGCGTGGAGGAAATGAACCGGCGTTTGGCGAGGGCGGTGGGTGCGGATGTGAGCGAGCCGATGATTTCCGAAAAAGGCATTAACTCGGTAAGAGCCGCCATGGAATCGGCATTGGTCAGGGAAATACAAAAACTGAACAATCAGATGGTGTTGTTAACCATCGCGATCAGCGGCGGACCTTTTCTGGGGCTGCTGGGAACTGTACTGGGGGTTATGATCACGTTCGGTGACATTGCTGCCAGCGGAGAAGTCAACGTCAATGCGATTGCACCTGGTATCGCGGCGGCGCTGGCAACTACAGTAGCCGGTTTGCTGGTCGCGATTCCTGCCCTCTTTGGTTACAACTATCTTGCCAGCCGGATTAAGTTGATTACGGCCGATATGTATATTTTCGTCGATGAGTTTACGACTAAATTATCCGAACAATACAGCTAA
- a CDS encoding ExbD/TolR family protein: protein MRYQEELDSYDEINVTSMLDLAYVLLIVFIIMTTAAVQGITVNLPKASDAPSLAKPKTKAITITADGTIFLDTFPVTLEQLESTLQQYRAADPDLPVVIKGDATVQYQNVVDVLALLGRIDITQIGLVTQNLVR from the coding sequence ATGCGTTATCAAGAAGAACTGGACAGTTATGATGAAATCAACGTCACATCGATGCTGGATTTGGCCTACGTTTTGTTGATTGTCTTTATCATCATGACCACCGCGGCGGTGCAGGGCATTACCGTCAATTTACCCAAAGCCAGCGATGCCCCCAGCTTGGCCAAGCCCAAAACTAAAGCCATTACGATTACCGCTGACGGAACGATATTTCTGGATACTTTTCCGGTGACACTGGAACAGCTTGAGTCCACGTTACAGCAGTACCGGGCGGCTGACCCTGATCTGCCTGTTGTTATCAAAGGGGATGCTACCGTGCAGTATCAAAATGTGGTCGATGTTTTGGCCTTGCTGGGTCGGATCGACATCACTCAAATCGGACTGGTTACGCAAAATCTAGTCAGATAA
- a CDS encoding TonB C-terminal domain-containing protein, whose translation MTHKKHWRVYIPRVAAGLIAAIVLGLLAYFVSQIDSEKPEKKEKKIQAITLLKPPPPPPPPPKIEKPPEPEIKEKIEEPEPEPEPEDTPEEAPEDAPADTGLDAEGTAGSDGFGLVGRKGGKGLLGGGSPVSWYKGVIRNQLTELISDRDDLRRSKYTASVKIWFDLDGNVQRFELTKSSSDSKVDELLKLQLGKLKKISKAPPVGVKSPVKLRITSRI comes from the coding sequence ATGACACATAAAAAACATTGGCGGGTTTATATCCCGAGGGTAGCGGCTGGTCTGATTGCAGCCATTGTGCTGGGTTTGTTGGCTTATTTTGTCAGTCAGATTGACTCGGAAAAACCGGAAAAGAAAGAAAAAAAGATTCAAGCCATCACCCTGCTCAAACCACCGCCTCCGCCACCACCGCCTCCCAAAATCGAGAAGCCGCCGGAGCCAGAAATAAAGGAAAAAATAGAGGAACCCGAGCCTGAACCGGAACCGGAAGATACGCCGGAAGAAGCACCCGAGGATGCCCCGGCTGACACCGGTCTGGACGCTGAAGGAACCGCCGGATCAGATGGTTTCGGGTTGGTCGGACGTAAAGGCGGCAAAGGTTTGTTAGGTGGCGGCAGTCCGGTGAGCTGGTACAAGGGTGTCATCAGAAATCAATTGACCGAGTTGATTTCAGATCGCGACGATCTGAGACGCAGCAAATATACCGCCTCGGTAAAAATCTGGTTCGACCTTGACGGAAACGTGCAACGCTTTGAGCTGACTAAAAGCAGCAGCGATTCCAAAGTTGACGAGTTATTGAAATTACAGTTGGGCAAGCTCAAGAAAATCAGCAAGGCACCCCCTGTTGGCGTCAAATCCCCGGTCAAGTTACGTATTACTTCACGCATCTAG
- a CDS encoding putative porin, giving the protein MNTSNKTKQAFTALMLLGFLGPVEAGEKEELLKLRSTTESLIKQLVKQGVLNEETAQDMFKQAEDDAGKLAAQAKTAEAIGNAEATGSPEADEVRVPYIPEFMKDEIREQIRAELRTDVTNDVISKAKEEGWGLADALPEWTRKFKLSGDIRLRSENVFYADGNATGFYPDAQTINQRGGEIAAFPDALLNTTNDNHRFRERLRLGLDVDIAKGLKAAVRLSTGNFRDPVSTNQTMGQTGDRYEFNIDRAYLQYDHTNTYGFKWLTLMGGRMKNPWFVGGGEFTSGSELVWDTDLSFEGFSATVRHNLGVSNGLGDDARMIYATAGAFPLQEAPFSHNDKWLFGGQVGLDWGFKNHDSLKFAVAYYDYKNISARPNTSTQGTCDLNSRENDASMPEFMQGGNSLAAICLEGDQFNPGSTPGMLGLASDFNIINVNMRYDFALFNPIHFTFSADYAKNVGFNSRDVQDARILGGGDVEDQTNAWQVRGDVGHLRVDRQGNWSTFVAYKSVERDSVLDAFSDSDFHLGGTNAKGWILGANYGLLNNVWLTSRWLTADVIEGPEYGVDVFQFDVNAKF; this is encoded by the coding sequence ATGAACACGTCGAATAAAACTAAACAGGCTTTTACAGCCTTGATGTTGTTGGGCTTTTTGGGACCGGTTGAGGCTGGCGAAAAAGAGGAATTGCTGAAACTACGCAGCACCACGGAAAGCCTGATCAAGCAACTGGTTAAACAGGGCGTTCTGAACGAGGAAACCGCTCAGGATATGTTCAAGCAGGCTGAAGATGATGCCGGTAAATTGGCGGCTCAAGCCAAAACAGCGGAAGCCATCGGCAATGCCGAGGCAACCGGATCGCCTGAAGCCGATGAAGTGCGTGTGCCGTATATTCCTGAATTTATGAAGGATGAGATTCGTGAACAGATTCGCGCCGAACTGCGCACCGATGTAACCAACGATGTGATCAGCAAGGCCAAGGAAGAGGGCTGGGGTTTGGCTGATGCGTTGCCGGAATGGACGCGTAAGTTTAAATTGTCGGGCGATATTCGTCTGCGTTCCGAAAATGTGTTTTATGCGGATGGTAATGCAACGGGATTTTATCCGGATGCTCAAACGATCAATCAGCGCGGTGGAGAAATTGCGGCATTTCCTGATGCCTTGTTAAATACCACCAATGATAATCATCGTTTTCGTGAACGCCTTCGTTTGGGTCTTGATGTCGATATTGCTAAAGGACTAAAAGCAGCTGTTCGGTTATCGACCGGCAATTTCAGGGATCCGGTTTCGACGAATCAGACGATGGGACAAACCGGGGATCGTTACGAATTTAATATCGATAGAGCCTATCTGCAATATGACCATACCAATACCTATGGTTTCAAATGGTTGACATTGATGGGTGGACGCATGAAAAATCCCTGGTTCGTCGGCGGTGGCGAGTTTACCAGTGGTTCGGAGCTGGTGTGGGATACCGATTTGTCGTTTGAGGGTTTTTCCGCGACCGTGCGTCATAATCTGGGAGTTTCCAATGGTCTGGGTGACGATGCCCGGATGATTTATGCGACGGCGGGTGCTTTTCCTCTGCAGGAGGCACCTTTCAGTCATAACGATAAATGGCTGTTTGGTGGTCAGGTCGGTCTGGATTGGGGCTTTAAAAATCATGACAGCCTGAAATTTGCTGTTGCTTATTATGATTATAAAAATATCAGTGCGAGGCCCAACACTTCAACTCAGGGTACCTGCGATTTGAATTCCCGCGAGAACGATGCTTCCATGCCTGAGTTTATGCAGGGTGGAAACAGTCTGGCGGCAATCTGTCTTGAAGGTGATCAATTTAATCCTGGAAGCACTCCGGGCATGCTGGGTTTAGCGTCTGATTTCAACATCATTAATGTCAATATGCGTTATGACTTTGCGTTGTTCAATCCTATTCATTTCACGTTTTCTGCGGATTATGCCAAAAATGTCGGCTTTAATAGCCGAGATGTTCAAGACGCGCGCATCTTAGGCGGAGGAGATGTCGAAGATCAAACTAATGCCTGGCAGGTCCGGGGAGATGTTGGCCATCTCAGAGTCGACCGACAAGGCAATTGGAGCACTTTCGTTGCTTATAAGAGCGTCGAGCGTGACTCCGTTCTGGATGCTTTCTCTGATTCCGATTTTCATTTAGGCGGCACCAATGCCAAAGGCTGGATACTTGGGGCAAACTACGGCTTGCTTAATAACGTCTGGCTGACCAGTCGCTGGTTGACTGCCGATGTTATCGAAGGTCCTGAATACGGTGTCGATGTATTCCAGTTTGATGTCAACGCGAAGTTTTAA
- a CDS encoding tetratricopeptide repeat protein has protein sequence MKHNYFGILVLILSIGSLTACDDSRRKMNELLQQGKEQFQAGDYENARQSFDHILKIKSDHVEALYQSAEVSAKLGDLQMAREFYQKAVDADPKHLMARVKLGQFYLLAGQLNNAETLAKEANAIDDENPDALVLSAGILAAQNNSDAATVKAEAALAKRPGDVPAILLLASLQAKSGKPDKAITFLLQHIGKNPSDTSLRLMLANLYITTKAFDEALKTLEAIVKIEPKPLIHRKRLALFLIEQNQLDKAEAVLRQAVADLPDNQQARLNLLDFLAEKRGPEIAESELIPMLEDHPDDFVLKFGLVNLYLTQNLTEKAEQALQEIIALDQSGRQGVKANILLARLQVKSGRIESAKELIETLLNANPKEPEALILRGELALTESRLADAIGDFRKVLVEQPDTIKVLKLLATAHQLNQDPVPALENLEKIVRLLPNDENARLELAELLVKTGSAGKAAEQMITWLQVNPGSKRGLEALFNIYRVQQQWEQARQVAGHLQQAYPNDASGFYLAGLTFQSEGKQQEAVTFFAKALSKQTDAVEPLTQLVNSYLQLKKPDQSLKILQEIIKQKPEHFIAYNLMGGVFAAANKPAEAAAAFNRVIAIKPEWENPYRNLAGLYINLKEQGKAVRILQQGIDTTGSLTLVSDLAAIYHQAGAHDKALALLEDSYKNQPQSAVALNNLVRYLSVQAKDNAALDRAAKLAGPLAKTNNPDMLYTVAVLAYRQGSYDKARELLEKVTGQVPDSAVAHHKLGMVYFKQGDNKRAREHLEKAIEKDDHYNGVDEARQTLKTISES, from the coding sequence ATGAAGCATAATTACTTTGGAATACTGGTACTGATTCTTTCAATCGGCTCATTAACAGCCTGCGACGATTCAAGACGGAAAATGAACGAACTGCTTCAACAGGGAAAGGAGCAATTTCAGGCGGGGGACTATGAGAATGCCCGTCAGTCTTTTGACCACATTCTTAAAATAAAATCCGATCATGTCGAGGCTTTGTATCAGTCAGCCGAAGTTTCAGCCAAACTGGGTGATTTGCAGATGGCCCGCGAGTTTTATCAAAAAGCCGTTGATGCCGATCCCAAACATTTAATGGCAAGAGTCAAGCTGGGTCAGTTTTATCTCTTAGCCGGACAACTCAATAATGCTGAAACCCTGGCCAAAGAGGCCAACGCGATTGATGATGAAAATCCTGATGCCTTGGTTTTGAGTGCCGGAATATTGGCTGCGCAAAACAACAGTGATGCAGCGACCGTCAAGGCGGAAGCGGCATTGGCCAAAAGACCCGGAGATGTACCTGCGATTTTATTGCTGGCATCGTTGCAGGCCAAATCCGGAAAACCGGACAAAGCGATTACGTTTTTGCTTCAGCATATTGGAAAAAATCCCAGCGATACTTCACTGCGTTTGATGCTGGCCAATCTCTACATCACAACAAAGGCCTTTGATGAAGCGTTGAAGACGCTGGAAGCGATCGTTAAAATCGAACCCAAACCGCTGATTCATCGAAAACGTCTGGCCTTGTTTTTAATTGAACAAAATCAGCTGGATAAAGCCGAGGCTGTTTTGCGTCAAGCGGTCGCCGATCTTCCCGATAATCAGCAAGCCAGGCTGAATTTACTCGACTTCCTGGCTGAAAAAAGAGGCCCTGAAATTGCCGAATCTGAATTGATTCCCATGCTGGAAGACCATCCCGATGATTTTGTATTGAAATTCGGTTTGGTCAATCTCTATCTGACGCAAAATTTGACCGAAAAAGCCGAACAGGCGTTGCAGGAGATAATAGCTCTGGATCAGTCCGGCAGGCAAGGCGTCAAGGCAAATATCTTGCTGGCGCGACTGCAGGTTAAATCCGGGCGCATTGAGTCCGCGAAGGAATTGATTGAAACCTTGCTGAACGCTAATCCCAAGGAACCCGAAGCATTGATTTTGCGCGGTGAACTGGCGCTGACTGAAAGCCGTTTAGCCGATGCCATCGGAGATTTTCGCAAAGTGCTGGTAGAGCAACCGGACACGATCAAAGTATTGAAATTGCTGGCTACGGCGCATCAACTGAATCAGGACCCGGTGCCGGCATTGGAAAACCTGGAAAAAATCGTACGGTTGCTACCGAATGATGAAAACGCCAGACTCGAGTTGGCTGAGCTGCTGGTTAAAACCGGCAGTGCAGGTAAGGCTGCTGAGCAAATGATCACCTGGTTGCAAGTTAATCCGGGCAGCAAAAGAGGACTGGAAGCCTTGTTCAATATTTACCGGGTGCAGCAGCAATGGGAGCAGGCCAGACAAGTTGCCGGTCATTTACAGCAGGCCTATCCGAATGACGCATCTGGTTTTTACCTTGCAGGCTTGACATTTCAATCCGAAGGCAAGCAGCAGGAAGCTGTCACATTTTTTGCCAAAGCCTTGAGCAAGCAAACTGACGCGGTCGAACCATTGACGCAACTGGTTAATAGTTATCTGCAATTAAAAAAACCGGATCAGTCACTTAAAATTCTGCAAGAGATCATCAAACAAAAACCGGAGCATTTTATCGCTTATAACCTGATGGGCGGTGTTTTTGCTGCAGCCAACAAACCCGCCGAGGCAGCTGCAGCCTTTAACAGGGTGATAGCAATCAAGCCCGAATGGGAAAACCCTTACCGCAATCTGGCTGGACTTTATATCAATCTAAAAGAGCAGGGAAAAGCCGTCCGGATTTTACAGCAAGGCATCGACACGACCGGTTCGTTGACATTGGTTAGTGATTTGGCGGCAATTTATCATCAAGCCGGCGCGCATGATAAAGCGTTGGCACTTTTGGAAGACAGTTATAAAAATCAGCCGCAATCAGCAGTAGCCTTGAATAATCTGGTGCGCTACTTATCGGTGCAGGCAAAAGACAATGCAGCCTTGGACCGTGCTGCAAAACTGGCCGGACCGTTAGCCAAAACCAACAATCCTGACATGCTCTATACCGTGGCAGTCCTAGCCTATCGACAAGGCAGCTATGACAAAGCCAGAGAGTTATTGGAGAAAGTTACCGGACAAGTGCCGGATTCAGCCGTTGCGCATCACAAGCTGGGTATGGTTTATTTTAAACAAGGCGATAACAAAAGGGCGCGCGAGCATTTGGAAAAAGCTATTGAAAAAGACGACCACTATAACGGCGTCGACGAAGCTAGGCAGACATTAAAAACCATTTCGGAAAGTTAG
- a CDS encoding TVP38/TMEM64 family protein, whose protein sequence is MNIVKNWLIILLVLIIILSLYSSDIITLDNVKNNEKYIRYFISNNYFFSVVMFFTSCIIFINSPIPLAAVLKVLGGFFFGFYLGAVYNIAATLAACLIGFLISRYSFNKVFKNRYLDKLDSIGNEIEKNGFYYFLSLRLVMFVPYFLINILGGISRISFKKYLLSTLIGVTPASLIYANGGNQLDHIHSIKDLFSFDILFSIVIVATITLLPVFLKNNKGIK, encoded by the coding sequence ATGAATATTGTAAAAAACTGGCTTATTATCCTATTGGTGTTGATTATTATCCTTAGCCTGTATTCGTCAGATATTATTACATTGGATAATGTGAAAAATAATGAAAAATACATCCGGTATTTCATTAGTAATAATTACTTTTTTTCAGTCGTTATGTTTTTTACTTCCTGCATCATATTTATTAACTCACCGATTCCCTTGGCTGCCGTTCTTAAAGTATTGGGTGGTTTCTTTTTCGGCTTTTATCTAGGTGCTGTTTACAATATAGCGGCCACACTTGCGGCTTGTCTGATAGGGTTTTTGATAAGCCGTTATTCGTTCAATAAAGTATTTAAAAATCGTTATTTGGATAAACTGGATTCTATCGGCAATGAAATAGAAAAAAACGGGTTTTATTATTTTTTATCATTACGTCTGGTAATGTTTGTGCCTTATTTTTTAATCAATATATTAGGGGGTATTTCAAGAATATCTTTCAAAAAATATTTATTAAGCACCCTGATCGGAGTGACGCCAGCTTCGTTGATTTATGCAAATGGCGGAAATCAACTCGATCACATCCATTCTATTAAAGACCTGTTCAGTTTCGACATTCTGTTTTCTATTGTCATCGTTGCTACGATTACCTTGTTGCCTGTTTTTTTAAAGAATAATAAAGGCATAAAATAA
- a CDS encoding choice-of-anchor I family protein — translation MNKTIPLAVTLSAIFAPSAQASLEINLLQAFTSANGARDGSAEIVAYTPDQYTVLSTMSGNSGTGVQVLSLASTGTLSERGLITFDTVFGGIGDISGASSTAADPLGRGFGAVSLIPTANGSTAGKLGFFDYRAGSLGALTTLDVGYHPDSIKFSADGSRLFVANEGEFTTGGNTDAPGSISIIDLSGIQSLSDFASLTSAHVKTFDFQSHHLAAGLTLDGLRFNDKTATELYRHVEPEFMSELDGRLYVSLQENNAVGVFDLASEKWVDLHKLGTIVQTIDASDRDGGAHIDDKVAGLPMPDTIATFSSAGKNFIVTANEGDFRVDDNDRIRIKDLAAGSVDSATEADLDAIYGNYKADSALGRLRVSKIDGDTDGDGQIETLTMTGTRSFSIWDAETGQLVSDSGSFEPKLLELDPDLHNITDGDLSTIDRRSADKGPEPEGLTVGEFNGRRYAFIGMERQNGLLAYDITNPEQMEFAGYINSLAEGLVSPESLLFIEAAFNPTGKNLLITGYELNGGGIGVYSVVQPVPVPAALPLMATALTGVLGMSRRKKMLG, via the coding sequence ATGAATAAAACCATACCCCTAGCAGTGACGTTGTCAGCAATCTTTGCCCCTTCAGCACAGGCAAGTCTGGAAATCAACCTGCTACAAGCTTTTACCAGCGCCAATGGGGCGCGTGACGGCAGTGCCGAAATCGTGGCTTATACACCCGATCAGTATACTGTTCTGAGCACAATGTCAGGCAACAGCGGAACAGGTGTCCAGGTTTTGTCATTAGCTAGCACAGGAACCTTGAGTGAGCGAGGACTGATTACTTTCGATACGGTTTTCGGCGGAATTGGCGATATCAGCGGCGCTTCCTCGACGGCTGCCGATCCATTAGGCCGTGGTTTTGGTGCAGTTTCACTGATACCCACAGCAAACGGCTCGACGGCTGGAAAATTAGGGTTTTTTGATTACCGGGCCGGTTCTTTAGGTGCGTTAACGACGTTGGATGTGGGTTATCATCCTGACAGTATCAAGTTTTCAGCTGACGGCAGCCGCCTGTTTGTGGCTAACGAGGGTGAGTTTACAACTGGCGGCAATACCGATGCGCCGGGTTCTATCAGCATAATTGATCTTTCAGGCATTCAATCGCTCAGTGACTTCGCATCATTGACCAGTGCCCATGTCAAAACGTTCGATTTTCAATCTCATCATTTGGCCGCTGGCCTGACTTTGGACGGGCTGCGCTTTAATGATAAGACAGCGACTGAATTATACCGGCATGTTGAGCCGGAGTTTATGTCCGAATTGGACGGCCGTTTGTATGTGAGTCTTCAGGAAAACAATGCTGTCGGTGTGTTTGATTTGGCCTCGGAAAAATGGGTTGACCTTCATAAGCTTGGAACGATAGTGCAAACTATTGATGCCTCCGACAGAGATGGCGGCGCCCATATCGACGATAAAGTAGCCGGTTTGCCTATGCCCGATACGATTGCGACTTTCAGTTCAGCCGGAAAAAATTTCATTGTGACGGCTAATGAAGGCGATTTTCGCGTGGATGATAATGACCGGATTCGAATAAAAGATCTTGCTGCCGGTTCCGTAGACAGCGCGACTGAAGCTGATCTCGACGCCATTTACGGCAATTACAAAGCCGATAGCGCTTTGGGCCGCTTGCGCGTTTCCAAAATAGATGGGGATACCGATGGTGATGGTCAAATTGAAACATTGACCATGACCGGTACCCGTTCATTTTCCATTTGGGATGCTGAAACAGGCCAGTTGGTCAGCGACAGTGGTTCGTTTGAACCCAAGCTTCTCGAGTTGGACCCTGACTTGCACAACATCACTGACGGTGACTTGAGCACAATAGACAGACGTTCAGCGGACAAAGGACCGGAACCTGAGGGTTTGACGGTAGGTGAGTTCAACGGTCGGCGTTATGCTTTTATTGGCATGGAAAGACAGAACGGCCTGCTGGCTTACGATATTACCAACCCTGAACAAATGGAGTTTGCCGGTTATATCAACAGTCTGGCTGAAGGCCTGGTATCACCCGAATCCCTTTTGTTTATTGAAGCGGCTTTCAATCCTACCGGTAAAAACTTGTTAATAACCGGATATGAGTTGAACGGCGGCGGTATCGGTGTTTACTCGGTTGTTCAACCCGTTCCTGTTCCGGCTGCTCTGCCGCTGATGGCTACTGCTTTAACAGGGGTTTTAGGCATGTCTAGACGTAAAAAAATGTTGGGATAA